A window of Terriglobus sp. RCC_193 contains these coding sequences:
- a CDS encoding AraC family transcriptional regulator, producing the protein MNGSIVPTEAPDLQLATAAVFGHGQTVDPLSEVLSLLKPRSLACGGFAIPDDLAIAFPKHQGIKCYAVLAGKFWLVLEGLADPIEMNVGDCFILPRGRPFQLTSDLTLKPVPYNIVLDCLKKNAETPPLNYGARYMAGGFFAFTGSHAEMLLQSLPPVVHIRREQDKAALRWSLERMREELRNPQPGGSLIAEQLAYMMLIQALRLHLADAASIAPGWLSALSDRHMSAAIACLHNDPGHPWTLHSLAQRVGMSRSVFAHRFRETVGATPMEYLTRWRMLLAADRLRNSSEGLSAIAHSLGYDSPSAFGKAFRRVMGCSPKRYARPVTP; encoded by the coding sequence ATGAATGGCTCAATCGTCCCGACAGAAGCTCCGGATCTGCAACTCGCTACTGCAGCGGTCTTTGGCCACGGCCAAACGGTCGATCCTCTTTCTGAGGTTCTGTCCCTGCTCAAGCCGCGCAGTCTCGCCTGTGGTGGTTTCGCCATTCCGGACGATCTGGCCATCGCCTTCCCGAAACACCAGGGCATCAAGTGTTACGCGGTTCTGGCAGGCAAATTCTGGCTGGTGTTGGAAGGGCTTGCCGACCCCATCGAGATGAATGTCGGCGACTGTTTCATCCTGCCGCGCGGTCGCCCATTTCAACTCACCAGCGATCTCACCCTGAAGCCTGTTCCGTACAACATAGTGCTGGACTGCCTGAAGAAAAATGCGGAAACGCCGCCGCTGAACTATGGCGCGCGATACATGGCTGGAGGCTTCTTCGCCTTCACTGGCAGCCATGCTGAGATGCTTCTACAGTCCCTGCCGCCCGTCGTGCACATCCGCCGCGAACAGGATAAGGCCGCACTGCGATGGTCGTTGGAGCGCATGCGTGAGGAATTGCGCAACCCGCAGCCCGGTGGTTCCCTGATTGCCGAGCAGCTCGCGTACATGATGTTGATTCAGGCGCTGCGGCTGCATCTGGCCGATGCAGCAAGCATTGCCCCCGGATGGCTTTCCGCATTGTCAGACCGGCACATGAGCGCAGCCATCGCCTGCCTGCACAACGATCCAGGCCATCCCTGGACACTGCATTCGCTGGCTCAACGTGTCGGCATGTCGCGCTCTGTCTTTGCCCACCGATTCCGTGAAACTGTAGGCGCCACACCCATGGAATATCTGACACGGTGGCGGATGTTGTTGGCGGCTGACCGTCTCAGAAACTCCTCCGAAGGTCTCTCCGCCATCGCGCATTCGCTGGGTTACGACTCCCCCAGTGCGTTCGGCAAAGCGTTTCGACGCGTCATGGGCTGCTCTCCCAAGCGTTACGCACGCCCCGTCACACCGTGA
- a CDS encoding BON domain-containing protein: MKKILLWTITAALCAGQGIVAQQQAAATPQQQEYNQKTWAPEDAQRIVQQVRHELLSLTNYGVFDSLSFSIQGKSIVLRGYASRPTLKSDAERAVKKIQGVASVVNQIKVLPNSPFDDQIRVGVYTRVYSNAVLRKYTGSPVGFGMFPSVARRAGGITQDPPQGYHAIHIIVNNGHVILTGVVNNESDANIAFMQANSTPGAFSVDNDLMWPGEVPKEK, from the coding sequence ATGAAGAAGATTCTGCTTTGGACCATAACGGCAGCACTGTGTGCGGGACAGGGCATCGTGGCACAGCAACAGGCTGCTGCTACACCGCAGCAGCAGGAATACAACCAGAAAACATGGGCACCTGAAGATGCGCAGCGCATCGTGCAGCAGGTGCGGCATGAACTGCTCAGCCTGACGAATTACGGCGTGTTCGATTCGCTCAGTTTCAGTATCCAGGGCAAAAGCATTGTGCTGCGCGGATACGCTTCACGTCCCACGTTAAAGAGCGATGCCGAACGTGCCGTGAAAAAGATTCAGGGTGTGGCCAGTGTCGTTAACCAGATCAAGGTTCTGCCCAACTCGCCCTTTGACGACCAGATTCGCGTGGGTGTGTACACACGCGTCTATAGCAACGCTGTGCTGCGTAAATATACGGGCAGCCCGGTGGGCTTCGGCATGTTCCCCTCTGTAGCACGTCGCGCTGGTGGCATCACGCAGGATCCGCCACAGGGCTACCACGCCATCCACATCATCGTGAACAACGGCCATGTCATCCTTACCGGCGTGGTCAACAACGAGTCCGACGCCAATATCGCATTCATGCAGGCCAACTCCACGCCCGGTGCCTTTTCCGTGGACAACGACCTCATGTGGCCCGGCGAAGTACCCAAGGAAAAATAG
- a CDS encoding zinc dependent phospholipase C family protein has protein sequence MKSLRRCFLWLVCLFGVGGGQLARGYSVMTHEQLIDLTWDASIVPLLRSRYPSLTPEQLEQARAYAYGGCVIQDIGYYPFGDAFFSNLTHYVRSGDFVVNLFRNAQNANELAFAIGALSHYIGDNVGHATATNRAVPVEFHKLQERYGNTVNYVQGEHQHVRVEFAFDINEVAHHRLAPQSYLRHVGLEVSTRQLSLAYYQTYGIRADFTVKRTHRINVRGYRFSVRSFIPRIAYAVTLLHRGKLPQEMPSDDVRKLDAEIATVAAQNHWDDYRQKPGIGTYSLAGLLWILPKVGPISLVAVKGPTTDTEAEYIHSVLVSTDRLNAALRRFTPPPATVVPVATLPPATTGKLDAELTGEIVPALANVASSTTTRAPDDLLPAGTLANGTSLAIEQRGTRTPPDPRHPLANRDLDTGVVVRPSGYPLTDQTFCKLAHTLAAQPGLAIPPGIKRDILAYYSNMNLPFDTRKHPDQWKQLQADLTTLSAMSTSSEPTPYPTFGEGDDDEPDVAGGSK, from the coding sequence ATGAAATCTCTTCGCCGATGCTTTCTCTGGCTGGTCTGTTTGTTTGGCGTGGGTGGCGGTCAGCTGGCCCGCGGCTACTCCGTCATGACGCACGAGCAACTCATCGACCTCACATGGGACGCATCCATCGTTCCGCTCCTGCGCAGCCGCTATCCCTCGTTAACGCCCGAGCAACTGGAGCAGGCGCGCGCCTATGCCTACGGCGGATGTGTCATCCAGGACATCGGCTACTATCCCTTCGGCGACGCCTTCTTCAGCAACCTCACGCATTACGTGCGCAGTGGCGACTTCGTTGTGAACCTCTTCCGCAACGCGCAGAACGCCAACGAACTCGCCTTCGCCATCGGTGCTCTATCGCATTACATCGGCGACAACGTGGGGCACGCCACCGCCACCAACCGCGCTGTTCCCGTGGAGTTCCACAAACTGCAGGAGCGTTACGGAAACACCGTGAACTACGTGCAGGGCGAACACCAGCACGTTCGCGTGGAGTTTGCTTTCGACATCAACGAGGTGGCGCACCACCGTCTTGCTCCGCAATCCTATCTGCGGCATGTGGGACTTGAGGTTTCCACGCGCCAGTTGTCGCTGGCCTACTACCAGACCTACGGCATCCGCGCCGACTTTACCGTGAAGCGCACACACCGCATCAACGTGCGCGGCTATCGCTTCTCCGTGCGCAGCTTCATCCCACGCATTGCGTATGCTGTTACGCTGCTGCATCGTGGCAAACTGCCGCAGGAAATGCCCAGTGATGACGTGCGCAAACTCGACGCGGAGATTGCCACCGTCGCCGCGCAGAACCATTGGGACGACTATCGCCAGAAGCCCGGTATCGGTACGTATTCCCTTGCGGGCCTGTTGTGGATTCTGCCGAAGGTCGGCCCCATCAGCCTGGTTGCCGTGAAAGGTCCCACGACCGATACCGAAGCCGAATACATCCACTCAGTGCTCGTCTCCACAGACAGACTGAATGCGGCGTTGCGACGCTTCACACCCCCACCGGCAACGGTTGTGCCAGTGGCAACGCTACCGCCCGCAACAACAGGGAAGCTGGACGCAGAACTCACAGGTGAGATCGTCCCGGCGCTCGCGAACGTCGCTTCTTCGACAACAACGCGCGCCCCGGACGACTTACTGCCTGCTGGAACGTTGGCCAACGGAACATCCCTGGCAATCGAACAACGTGGCACGCGGACGCCGCCCGATCCGCGACATCCGCTGGCCAATCGCGATCTGGATACAGGCGTGGTCGTGCGGCCGTCTGGCTATCCGCTCACAGACCAGACCTTCTGCAAACTGGCGCACACGCTGGCCGCGCAGCCTGGGTTGGCGATCCCGCCTGGCATCAAGCGGGACATCCTGGCTTACTACTCCAACATGAATCTGCCCTTTGACACCCGCAAACACCCGGATCAGTGGAAGCAGTTACAGGCCGATCTGACAACGCTGAGCGCGATGAGCACCAGCAGCGAGCCGACACCGTATCCAACCTTCGGTGAAGGGGACGACGACGAACCAGATGTCGCAGGCGGAAGCAAGTAA
- a CDS encoding BrnT family toxin — MQPLNFTYDPAKAKSNLRKHGVSFAEAETVFLDPLASTLPDDQHSIDEQRYITVGTSSQGRVLFVVYTETESTVRIGARLATATERHQYEEVG; from the coding sequence ATGCAGCCGCTCAACTTCACGTACGATCCAGCGAAGGCTAAAAGTAATCTCCGCAAACATGGCGTATCCTTCGCGGAAGCCGAGACGGTCTTTCTCGATCCCCTAGCCTCCACCTTGCCGGACGATCAACATTCCATCGACGAACAGCGCTACATAACCGTCGGCACATCCTCCCAGGGACGCGTTCTGTTTGTCGTTTACACTGAAACCGAATCCACCGTGCGCATCGGCGCGCGTCTCGCAACTGCGACGGAACGCCACCAATATGAAGAAGTCGGCTGA